A genome region from Camelina sativa cultivar DH55 chromosome 10, Cs, whole genome shotgun sequence includes the following:
- the LOC104719243 gene encoding pollen receptor-like kinase 1: MMVVKRFKQMNNSVGRDEFQEHTKRLGRLRHHNLLPIVAYYYRKEEKLLVCDFAERGSLAVNLHSNQSLGNPSLDWPTRLKIVKGVARGLLYLHHDLPSLMAPHGHLKSSNVLLTKAFEPLLTDYGLIPLINQEKTQVHMAAYRSPEYLQHQRITKKTDVWQLGILILEILSGKFPANFSQGSEEDLASWVNLGFHGEWAPNLFDKEMGKTSHCEGHILKLLRIRLSCCEPDVETRLDIIEAVEKIEELRE; the protein is encoded by the exons ATGATGGTCGTGAAGAGGTTCAAGCAGATGAACAACAGTGTAGGGAGAGATGAGTTTCAAGAGCACACGAAAAGATTAGGGAGGTTAAGGCACCATAATCTGCTTCCCATTGTGGCTTATTACTATAGGAAGGAGGAGAAGTTATTGGTATGTGATTTTGCTGAGAGAGGAAGCTTGGCTGTTAATCTTCACA GTAATCAGTCGTTAGGAAATCCAAGTTTGGACTGGCCAACAAGATTGAAGATCGTGAAAGGAGTTGCAAGGGGGCTGTTATATCTCCACCATGATCTACCTAGCCTAATGGCTCCACATGGTCATCTCAAATCCTCCAATGTTCTCCTCACCAAAGCCTTTGAACCACTTCTCACAGACTATGGCTTAATTCCGTTGATCAACCAAGAGAAGACACAAGTGCACATGGCAGCCTATAGATCCCCTGAGTATTTGCAACACCAACGTATCACCAAGAAAACTGATGTATGGCAGCTTGGCATACTCATCTTGGAGATCCTAAGCGGAAAATTCCCAGCCAATTTCTCGCAAGGTAGTGAAGAGGATTTAGCGAGTTGGGTGAACTTGGGTTTCCATGGGGAATGGGCAccaaatttatttgataaggAGATGGGCAAGACAAGCCATTGTGAAGGACATATTCTCAAACTCTTGAGGATCAGATTGAGCTGTTGTGAACCAGACGTGGAGACAAGGTTGGACATAATAGAGGCTGTGGAGAAGATTGAGGAGTTGAGGGAGTAG
- the LOC104719242 gene encoding uncharacterized protein LOC104719242, producing MASRVYVHYHHADACSKARWNARETFRFMYDRPWQHVLDFYSNAVEGKLSVLDLFQPKKYLVHDDGITEGMPLETELETSTRKDGRSGRWERVNFKIVLSYSGTSFDGWQKQPDLHTVQGVVEKSLGGFVDEKKAQLLKKKCKPLEGRVLVAGRTDKGVSALNQVCSFYTWRKDIEPTEIEDAINKDSSGKLRVVSISKVSRSFHPNFSAKWRRYLYIFPLGDTEPLSEGGKNHENFIFDENREKQRNGLLSEGVILSEDDELEVEETRKSFQVVAKPSEFSVSKVDQLLQQLQGKVLSYKMFARDTKAARNEGPPTECFMYHARAAEIRLSCSDYVEGRRVMCVELVANRFLRKMVRVLVATSIREAAAGADNDALLKLLEASCRRATAPPAPSEGLCLFDVGYTDFDPQISLIS from the exons ATGGCGAGCAGAGTTTACGTTCATTACCACCACGCCGATGCCTGCAGCAAAGCTCGCTGGAACGCCAG AGAGACCTTTAGGTTTATGTATGATAGGCCTTGGCAACACGTTCTTGATTTCTATTCAAATGCAGTGGAAGGGAAACTTTCAGTCCTTGATTTGTTTCAGCCTAAG aaatatttggTCCATGATGATGGGATAACTGAAGGGATGCCTCTTGAAACCGAATTGGAGACTTCTACTAGGAAAGACGGGAGATCCGGGAGGTGGGAAAGAGTCAATTTCAAGATCGTTCTTTCGTACAGTGGGACTAGTTTTGATGGATGGCAGAAACAGCCTGACTTACACACTGTTCAGGG TGTGGTAGAGAAGTCTCTCGGGGGATTTGTTGATGAAAAGAAAGCCCAACTGCTCAAGAAAAAATGTAAACCATTAGAAGGTCGTGTACTTGTTGCTGGAAGAACTGACAAAGGAGTGTCTGCTCTTAATCaagtttgttcttttt ATACCTGGAGAAAAGACATTGAACCCACTGAAATTGAAGATGCTATCAATAAAGATTCTTCTGGCAAACTTAGGGTTGTGTCAATCTCTAAG GTTTCCAGATCATTTCACCCAAATTTCTCTGCAAAATGGAGGCGTTACTTGTATATCTTTCCTTTGGGTGATACTGAGCCATTGAGCGAAGGTGGCAAGAACCATGAGAACTTTATCTTTGATGAGAACCGTGAAAAGCAAAGAAATGGACTCTTAAGTGAAGGAGTAATATTGAGCGAGGATGATGAGCTTGAAGTTGAGGAAACCAGGAAAAGTTTTCAAGTAGTAGCGAAACCAAGTGAATTCAGTGTAAGCAAGGTTGATCAACTTTTACAGCAGCTTCAAGGAAAAGTATTATCGTACAAGATGTTTGCGCGTGATACGAAGGCTGCAAGAAACGA AGGTCCACCTACAGAATGTTTCATGTACCATGCACGGGCAGCTGAGATTAGATTGTCCTGTTCT GATTATGTAGAAGGAAGAAGGGTTATGTGTGTTGAGCTTGTCGCTAACCGATTTCTCCGCAAG ATGGTAAGAGTTCTTGTGGCAACATCAATCCGAGAAGCAGCTGCTGGTGCAGATAATGATGCATTGTTAAAACTGCTAGAAGCTTCATGCAGACGAGCCACAGCTCCTCCAGCTCCATCTGAAGGTCTCTGTTTATTTGACGTTGGTTACACTGATTTTGACCCTCAAATTTCTCTCATTTCCTGA